Proteins from a genomic interval of Bradysia coprophila strain Holo2 chromosome X, BU_Bcop_v1, whole genome shotgun sequence:
- the LOC119083592 gene encoding transmembrane protein 132E isoform X1: MIWKIFVNLLFTGMYALVNSVEVHFETSDSGFFLKHSPRQSGNTAAADITSNPARTKVDQESILSVDRFTTVQSTQPVSIRASYGPFSTKQTVPARFIVPDTIESQNDHTQQNATVALMELQQANVHLDISAHLVKSTIPRDSPVLRVLFHAGADPGGHLQRQKICVLLHASMAGRTPLKGRCMPEGEDGVCVAEVIIPSAWWPPLPPPDKDGRSVSQKVPQRNVQVSYSVFEPARNPEQCEPKVQIQPLTPFAQVPLVAALTAYKELRADDTLTILIPHQPLFPMSRIHVPVFLQPQVGQNVAVFIVRARVKAGMRILGASASSDLWNISVEKENPKHTVARVTAFRKDQDPDSPTRSDETVDATQVVEVFSWLLEVANDTKEHWDGGKIVWSVSYVHDGPKMKDLSIESANGPEETRKKLVAKLEIQKDDIQAVLPISKNWEVMNTAVLTGRQVSQALKVFIVSQGGKVADVTLQSSCHAEDESVIKVSSSCSSVYVDGSEARGSSNASIIVKYGTYSGLARFIVWMPEFPLEVSVTDFRLSQIKGWKIPDDMHSFNAKSNRRKRAYGWNRHVDDFVNGVSMERTTCRARYQQSPVEVYARFLAIDQDSGRVSYLISRRTGLRVTDLVQPLLRVADPKIATLRGRILQGRAMGRTDVQVLSPITGRVIGAKEIRVGSDRVSITRLLVRVVSGLQLNITPDSAIENGYVAETSVTRKLTAQYQEGLLDIDLEFSDGARTPLRDVSVDDYFLLVESLDTEVVAFAPMLASHHPRVIAVGEGSGNLLRVNLLLSEECRLRRNIPLLKQVREHGSKSPPGPLASALAAVQVDFNSNDSSGRSDTVQNDGISGRERKISRDSSDLADILIGIPKDDSIHEPSIQARQHRGGMSSIGRHNFPHDMSSMEIGMYVLLTVFCFAILVFVVACVVYASKFRPISMDNDIKNRNKDRTNSLRILRGPKKISESTTNAHDWVWLGRSTMDRSSMVQDGNGNAHIVNNQRDSRIRITSNPMNLNYADPDDTLVEVTCFDNPNHIRLPATNNNNSIDTSTYNKRDKNKNGIEKDIPPPLPPHGVLSTNDNNSQKEYRPPVPPHRNVGVSTAPKIPEIIFPPKRYHHHNKHHRNSGHYQNKKTNGNAKDDLASKSDEQDHTNHNFNGNESQSLDSCRNEAFDQQMSNVAHVEAMAEELHMAEKLVENAALQQKTAFQFDTLTPKTKHSDEDEPTRDDFVVEKKWKPHLREARSLSGSSLQKNKAKSEYSLSDDGGFVTSSEDLKLSKKVKRATVVGNQMFSRDSNSDMGPTESLGLDDLDMDYEQIMHYFDNLKESNA, translated from the exons CTTTAGTAAATTCGGTTGAAGTACACTTTGAGACGTCCGACAGTGGATTCTTCTTGAAACATTCACCAAGACAATCAGGCAATACTGCTGCGGCTGATATAACCAGTAATCCAGCCCGAACAAAAGTTGATCAAGAATCTATTTTGTCCGTTGATCGATTTACAACTGTTCAATCAACGCAACCAGTTTCAATACGCGCCAGTTATGGACCTTTTTCCACAAAACAGACCGTGCCAGCTCGGTTCATAGTACCTGATACAATAGAATCTCAAAATGATCATACGCAG CAAAATGCAACGGTAGCTCTGATGGAACTTCAACAAGCCAATGTTCATCTAGACATATCAGCGCATCTAGTCAAATCAACAATACCTCGAGATTCACCAGTTTTGCGTGTTCTATTTCATGCTGGTGCTGATCCAGGCGGTCATCTGCAGCGCCAGaagatttgtgttttattGCACGCATCCATGGCAGGTCGAACACCATTAAAAGGACGATGTATGCCGGAAGGCGAAGATGGTGTCTGTGTGGCTGAAGTCATTATCCCATCCGCTTGGTGGCCACCTCTTCCACCTCCAGACAAAGATGGTAGATCTGTTTCGCAGAAGGTTCCACAGCGTAATGTGCAGGTTTCGTATAGCGTCTTCGAACCGGCACGAAATCCGGAACAGTGTGAACCGAAGGTGCAAATTCAGCCATTGACACCATTCGCTCAA GTTCCACTTGTTGCCGCTCTTACGGCGTATAAAGAGTTAAGAGCTGATGACACCTTGACCATACTTATACCACATCAGCCATTGTTTCCTATGTCACGGATACACGTACCAGTGTTTCTGCAACCTCAAGTTGGACAAAATGTAGCTGTATTCATTGTTCG TGCTCGTGTAAAGGCCGGAATGAGAATACTCGGCGCGTCAGCATCATCTGATCTGTGGAATATATcagttgaaaaagaaaatccgaAGCATACTGTGGCCAGAGTAACAGCCTTCCGGAAAGACCAAGATCCTGACAGTCCAACCAGAAGCGATGAGACTGTGGATGCTACTCa AGTGGTGGAGGTATTTTCATGGCTCTTGGAAGTAGCTAATGATACCAAAGAACATTGGGATGGTGGCAAGATAGTGTGGTCCGTTAGCTACGTACACGACGGTCCGAAAATGAAGGACCTATCAATTGAAAGCGCTAATGGTCCGGAGGAAACAAGGAAAAAATTGGTAGCCAAACTGGAAATACAAAAGGATGATATCCAAGCTGTGCTGCCGATATCAAAG AATTGGGAAGTCATGAACACAGCTGTTCTAACTGGACGTCAAGTGTCGCAGGctttgaaagtttttattgTATCACAAGGCGGAAAAGTAGCTGATGTTACGCTACAGAGTTCGTGTCATGCAGAAGACGAAAGTGTCATAAAG GTTTCGTCATCGTGTAGCTCAGTTTATGTAGATGGTTCGGAAGCAAGAGGCTCATCAAATGCATCCATAATCGTGAAGTACGGAACATATTCGGGACTTGCACGTTTTATTGTGTGGATGCCAGAATTTCCGTTAGAAGTCTCAGTTACCGATTTTCGCCTGTCTCAAATCAAAGGATGGAAAATTCCAGACGACATGCATTC ATTCAATGCCAAATCGAATCGACGTAAACGGGCATATGGCTGGAATCGGCATGTTGATGATTTTGTCAATGGTGTTTCGATGGAAAGAACAACATGCCGCGCCAGATATCAACAAAGTCCGGTTGAGGTTTACGCACGATTCCTAGCAATTGATCAGGACTCCGGTCGTGTAAGCTACCTAATATCTAGACGGACTGGACTTCGTGTTACCGATTTGGTGCAGCCGTTACTTCGGGTCGCCGATCCGAAAATTGCTACACTTAGAGGTCGAATATTGCAAGGTCGTGCCATGGGACGTACAGATGTGCAA GTACTGTCTCCGATAACCGGCCGTGTTATTGGCGCAAAAGAAATTCGGGTCGGAAGCGATCGAGTAAGCATCACCCGGCTGCTGGTACGGGTAGTTTCTGGGCTGCAATTGAATATAACACCAGACAGCGCTATAGAAAATGGATATGTGGCAGAGACATCGGTGACAAGGAAGTTAACAGCACAGTACCAAGAGGGATTGTTGGATATTGATTTAGAATTTTCTGACGGCGCTAGAACACCATTGAG GGATGTGTCGGTCGACGATTACTTTTTGCTAGTTGAGAGTTTGGACACCGAAGTGGTGGCATTCGCACCGATGCTGGCATCTCATCATCCACGTGTCATTGCTGTTGGAGAAGGCAGTGGAAATTTGTTGAGAGTGAACCTGTTGCTATCGGAAGAGTGTAGGCTAAGACGCAATATCCCTTTGCTGAAACAGGTGAGAGAACAT GGTTCAAAGTCACCTCCTGGTCCGTTGGCAAGTGCTCTAGCTGCTGTTCAAGTGGATTTTAACTCAAATGATTCATCTGGTCGCTCGGATACCGTTCAAAATGATGGTATTTCTGGGAGGGAACGGAAAATTTCACGTGATTCTAGCGATCTTGCTGATATTCTTATCG GAATACCCAAAGATGACAGCATTCATGAACCGTCGATTCAAGCGAGACAGCACAGAGGTGGTATGTCGTCAATAGGTCGTCATAATTTCCCTCACGATATGTCGTCCATGGAAATCGGAATGTATGTACTGCTAACTGTATTCTGCTTTGCTATACTCGTATTTGTGGTCGCTTGCGTTGTGTACGCTTCAAAGTTTCGGCCGATTTCGATGGACAATGAcataaaaaatcgaaacaaagaTCGTACGAACAGTTTGCGAATATTACGTGGACCGAAGAAAATTTCGGAATCGACAACAAACGCACATGATTGGGTGTGGCTAGGCCGGTCGACAATGGATCGGTCATCTATGGTTCAAGATGGTAACGGAAATGCGCATATTGTTAATAACCAGAGAG ACTCAAGAATCCGCATTACCAGCAATCCAATGAACCTTAATTATGCCGATCCGGATGACACATTAGTTGAAGTGACATGTTTCGATAATCCCAATCACATTCGGTTGCCGgcaacaaataataataattccatTGACACATCCACTTATAACAAGCGAGACAAGAACAAAAATGG CATTGAAAAAGACATTCCTCCACCTCTCCCTCCACATGGTGTACTCAGCACAAACGATAATAACTCGCAAAAAGAATACCGGCCACCGGTACCTCCTCACAGAAACGTTGGCGTGAGCACCGCTCCTAAAATACCGGAAATCATATTCCCACCGAAACGATACCACCATCACAACAAACATCACCGGAATAGCGGACactatcaaaacaaaaaaaccaacGGCAACGCTAAAGACGATCTGGCATCGAAAAGCGATGAACAAGACCACACCAATCACAATTTCAATGGAAATGAATCTCAGTCGTTAGACTCGTGTCGAAACGAGGCATTCGATCAACAAATGTCGAATGTTGCCCACGTGGAAGCAATGGCAGAAGAGCTGCATATGGCAGAAAAATTGGTGGAAAATGCTGCACTGCAACAAAAAACGGCATTCCAATTCGATACACTAACGCCGAAGACGAAACACAGCGACGAAGATGAACCGACGCGAGATGATTTCGTTGTGGAAAAGAAGTGGAAACCTCATTTGCGCGAAGCTAGATCACTTTCag
- the LOC119083592 gene encoding transmembrane protein 132E isoform X2, translated as MIWKIFVNLLFTGMYALVNSVEVHFETSDSGFFLKHSPRQSGNTAAADITSNPARTKVDQESILSVDRFTTVQSTQPVSIRASYGPFSTKQTVPARFIVPDTIESQNDHTQQNATVALMELQQANVHLDISAHLVKSTIPRDSPVLRVLFHAGADPGGHLQRQKICVLLHASMAGRTPLKGRCMPEGEDGVCVAEVIIPSAWWPPLPPPDKDGRSVSQKVPQRNVQVSYSVFEPARNPEQCEPKVQIQPLTPFAQVPLVAALTAYKELRADDTLTILIPHQPLFPMSRIHVPVFLQPQVGQNVAVFIVRARVKAGMRILGASASSDLWNISVEKENPKHTVARVTAFRKDQDPDSPTRSDETVDATQVVEVFSWLLEVANDTKEHWDGGKIVWSVSYVHDGPKMKDLSIESANGPEETRKKLVAKLEIQKDDIQAVLPISKNWEVMNTAVLTGRQVSQALKVFIVSQGGKVADVTLQSSCHAEDESVIKVSSSCSSVYVDGSEARGSSNASIIVKYGTYSGLARFIVWMPEFPLEVSVTDFRLSQIKGWKIPDDMHSFNAKSNRRKRAYGWNRHVDDFVNGVSMERTTCRARYQQSPVEVYARFLAIDQDSGRVSYLISRRTGLRVTDLVQPLLRVADPKIATLRGRILQGRAMGRTDVQVLSPITGRVIGAKEIRVGSDRVSITRLLVRVVSGLQLNITPDSAIENGYVAETSVTRKLTAQYQEGLLDIDLEFSDGARTPLRDVSVDDYFLLVESLDTEVVAFAPMLASHHPRVIAVGEGSGNLLRVNLLLSEECRLRRNIPLLKQGSKSPPGPLASALAAVQVDFNSNDSSGRSDTVQNDGISGRERKISRDSSDLADILIGIPKDDSIHEPSIQARQHRGGMSSIGRHNFPHDMSSMEIGMYVLLTVFCFAILVFVVACVVYASKFRPISMDNDIKNRNKDRTNSLRILRGPKKISESTTNAHDWVWLGRSTMDRSSMVQDGNGNAHIVNNQRDSRIRITSNPMNLNYADPDDTLVEVTCFDNPNHIRLPATNNNNSIDTSTYNKRDKNKNGIEKDIPPPLPPHGVLSTNDNNSQKEYRPPVPPHRNVGVSTAPKIPEIIFPPKRYHHHNKHHRNSGHYQNKKTNGNAKDDLASKSDEQDHTNHNFNGNESQSLDSCRNEAFDQQMSNVAHVEAMAEELHMAEKLVENAALQQKTAFQFDTLTPKTKHSDEDEPTRDDFVVEKKWKPHLREARSLSGSSLQKNKAKSEYSLSDDGGFVTSSEDLKLSKKVKRATVVGNQMFSRDSNSDMGPTESLGLDDLDMDYEQIMHYFDNLKESNA; from the exons CTTTAGTAAATTCGGTTGAAGTACACTTTGAGACGTCCGACAGTGGATTCTTCTTGAAACATTCACCAAGACAATCAGGCAATACTGCTGCGGCTGATATAACCAGTAATCCAGCCCGAACAAAAGTTGATCAAGAATCTATTTTGTCCGTTGATCGATTTACAACTGTTCAATCAACGCAACCAGTTTCAATACGCGCCAGTTATGGACCTTTTTCCACAAAACAGACCGTGCCAGCTCGGTTCATAGTACCTGATACAATAGAATCTCAAAATGATCATACGCAG CAAAATGCAACGGTAGCTCTGATGGAACTTCAACAAGCCAATGTTCATCTAGACATATCAGCGCATCTAGTCAAATCAACAATACCTCGAGATTCACCAGTTTTGCGTGTTCTATTTCATGCTGGTGCTGATCCAGGCGGTCATCTGCAGCGCCAGaagatttgtgttttattGCACGCATCCATGGCAGGTCGAACACCATTAAAAGGACGATGTATGCCGGAAGGCGAAGATGGTGTCTGTGTGGCTGAAGTCATTATCCCATCCGCTTGGTGGCCACCTCTTCCACCTCCAGACAAAGATGGTAGATCTGTTTCGCAGAAGGTTCCACAGCGTAATGTGCAGGTTTCGTATAGCGTCTTCGAACCGGCACGAAATCCGGAACAGTGTGAACCGAAGGTGCAAATTCAGCCATTGACACCATTCGCTCAA GTTCCACTTGTTGCCGCTCTTACGGCGTATAAAGAGTTAAGAGCTGATGACACCTTGACCATACTTATACCACATCAGCCATTGTTTCCTATGTCACGGATACACGTACCAGTGTTTCTGCAACCTCAAGTTGGACAAAATGTAGCTGTATTCATTGTTCG TGCTCGTGTAAAGGCCGGAATGAGAATACTCGGCGCGTCAGCATCATCTGATCTGTGGAATATATcagttgaaaaagaaaatccgaAGCATACTGTGGCCAGAGTAACAGCCTTCCGGAAAGACCAAGATCCTGACAGTCCAACCAGAAGCGATGAGACTGTGGATGCTACTCa AGTGGTGGAGGTATTTTCATGGCTCTTGGAAGTAGCTAATGATACCAAAGAACATTGGGATGGTGGCAAGATAGTGTGGTCCGTTAGCTACGTACACGACGGTCCGAAAATGAAGGACCTATCAATTGAAAGCGCTAATGGTCCGGAGGAAACAAGGAAAAAATTGGTAGCCAAACTGGAAATACAAAAGGATGATATCCAAGCTGTGCTGCCGATATCAAAG AATTGGGAAGTCATGAACACAGCTGTTCTAACTGGACGTCAAGTGTCGCAGGctttgaaagtttttattgTATCACAAGGCGGAAAAGTAGCTGATGTTACGCTACAGAGTTCGTGTCATGCAGAAGACGAAAGTGTCATAAAG GTTTCGTCATCGTGTAGCTCAGTTTATGTAGATGGTTCGGAAGCAAGAGGCTCATCAAATGCATCCATAATCGTGAAGTACGGAACATATTCGGGACTTGCACGTTTTATTGTGTGGATGCCAGAATTTCCGTTAGAAGTCTCAGTTACCGATTTTCGCCTGTCTCAAATCAAAGGATGGAAAATTCCAGACGACATGCATTC ATTCAATGCCAAATCGAATCGACGTAAACGGGCATATGGCTGGAATCGGCATGTTGATGATTTTGTCAATGGTGTTTCGATGGAAAGAACAACATGCCGCGCCAGATATCAACAAAGTCCGGTTGAGGTTTACGCACGATTCCTAGCAATTGATCAGGACTCCGGTCGTGTAAGCTACCTAATATCTAGACGGACTGGACTTCGTGTTACCGATTTGGTGCAGCCGTTACTTCGGGTCGCCGATCCGAAAATTGCTACACTTAGAGGTCGAATATTGCAAGGTCGTGCCATGGGACGTACAGATGTGCAA GTACTGTCTCCGATAACCGGCCGTGTTATTGGCGCAAAAGAAATTCGGGTCGGAAGCGATCGAGTAAGCATCACCCGGCTGCTGGTACGGGTAGTTTCTGGGCTGCAATTGAATATAACACCAGACAGCGCTATAGAAAATGGATATGTGGCAGAGACATCGGTGACAAGGAAGTTAACAGCACAGTACCAAGAGGGATTGTTGGATATTGATTTAGAATTTTCTGACGGCGCTAGAACACCATTGAG GGATGTGTCGGTCGACGATTACTTTTTGCTAGTTGAGAGTTTGGACACCGAAGTGGTGGCATTCGCACCGATGCTGGCATCTCATCATCCACGTGTCATTGCTGTTGGAGAAGGCAGTGGAAATTTGTTGAGAGTGAACCTGTTGCTATCGGAAGAGTGTAGGCTAAGACGCAATATCCCTTTGCTGAAACAG GGTTCAAAGTCACCTCCTGGTCCGTTGGCAAGTGCTCTAGCTGCTGTTCAAGTGGATTTTAACTCAAATGATTCATCTGGTCGCTCGGATACCGTTCAAAATGATGGTATTTCTGGGAGGGAACGGAAAATTTCACGTGATTCTAGCGATCTTGCTGATATTCTTATCG GAATACCCAAAGATGACAGCATTCATGAACCGTCGATTCAAGCGAGACAGCACAGAGGTGGTATGTCGTCAATAGGTCGTCATAATTTCCCTCACGATATGTCGTCCATGGAAATCGGAATGTATGTACTGCTAACTGTATTCTGCTTTGCTATACTCGTATTTGTGGTCGCTTGCGTTGTGTACGCTTCAAAGTTTCGGCCGATTTCGATGGACAATGAcataaaaaatcgaaacaaagaTCGTACGAACAGTTTGCGAATATTACGTGGACCGAAGAAAATTTCGGAATCGACAACAAACGCACATGATTGGGTGTGGCTAGGCCGGTCGACAATGGATCGGTCATCTATGGTTCAAGATGGTAACGGAAATGCGCATATTGTTAATAACCAGAGAG ACTCAAGAATCCGCATTACCAGCAATCCAATGAACCTTAATTATGCCGATCCGGATGACACATTAGTTGAAGTGACATGTTTCGATAATCCCAATCACATTCGGTTGCCGgcaacaaataataataattccatTGACACATCCACTTATAACAAGCGAGACAAGAACAAAAATGG CATTGAAAAAGACATTCCTCCACCTCTCCCTCCACATGGTGTACTCAGCACAAACGATAATAACTCGCAAAAAGAATACCGGCCACCGGTACCTCCTCACAGAAACGTTGGCGTGAGCACCGCTCCTAAAATACCGGAAATCATATTCCCACCGAAACGATACCACCATCACAACAAACATCACCGGAATAGCGGACactatcaaaacaaaaaaaccaacGGCAACGCTAAAGACGATCTGGCATCGAAAAGCGATGAACAAGACCACACCAATCACAATTTCAATGGAAATGAATCTCAGTCGTTAGACTCGTGTCGAAACGAGGCATTCGATCAACAAATGTCGAATGTTGCCCACGTGGAAGCAATGGCAGAAGAGCTGCATATGGCAGAAAAATTGGTGGAAAATGCTGCACTGCAACAAAAAACGGCATTCCAATTCGATACACTAACGCCGAAGACGAAACACAGCGACGAAGATGAACCGACGCGAGATGATTTCGTTGTGGAAAAGAAGTGGAAACCTCATTTGCGCGAAGCTAGATCACTTTCag